A genomic region of Mesorhizobium sp. NZP2077 contains the following coding sequences:
- a CDS encoding bifunctional [glutamine synthetase] adenylyltransferase/[glutamine synthetase]-adenylyl-L-tyrosine phosphorylase yields the protein MAAVAKRTLTDWLLKPAVGLTPLDEGRARHELAEITAVAREEGLARLVKFLAGKGEGQDFLAAVFDLSPFLRDTARRRPQILDGLFDQPVAARLKAIAAAIEQAPLAEAVSESGLMMELRHCKAEAHFLIALADLAGEAETSLTVRRLSDLADACTRAAVDFLLRDAHGQGKLKLPDLDKPSRQSGWILLGMGKLGAHELNFSSDIDLVVFFDPEAPAIVDPLDATELFSRLTRRLVRILQDRTEHGYVFRTDLRLRPDPGSTPLAIPVEAALRYYEARGQNWERAAMIKARPVAGDMDAGAAFLKELQPYIWRKYMDYAAIADVHSIKRQIHAHKGHGEIAVKGHNVKLGRGGIREIEFFVQTQQLIAGGRFPELRGRETVPMLGQLAARGWITSEARDALARQYWFLRRVEHAIQMVADEQTHTLPEDDEGLERIARMLGFADAAAFSQAFRASLQQVERHYAALFETAPELSAGIGNLVFTGDVDDPDTLQTLHGLGFQRPSDICRVIRGWHFGRYRVTQSAEARERLTELTPALLKAFGQTRRADEALIRFDEFLAGLPAGIQLFSLLQSNPALLKLMATIMGAAPRLAAIITRRPHVFDGLLDPALLSELPDRAYLSARLSAFVEGDRLYEDVLDRLRIFASEQKFLIGVRLLAGSIDPARAGRAFSDLADLTIEAALQAVTAEFAARHGTIAGGVVSLLGMGKLGSRELTAGSDVDLILLYDHDADAEDSDGDKPLAPSHYYTRMTQRLIAAVSAPTAEGVLYELDLRLRPSGNKGPVATHIDAFKKYQRQEAWTWEHMALSRARAIAGDGALCAEVEAEVAVVLGQPRDAAKVSTEAVDMRAMIDKEKPPRDLWDIKLIPGGLIDLEFIAQVAVITGQVEAGPRVTGTAEILSRLAPVFADAGIRQELGAAFALYLALTQVTRLCLTGAFERDDVPPGLSDLLLAVTDLPDFGVLEAHLKETSQKVRNDFDLLLRAGRP from the coding sequence ATGGCTGCGGTTGCGAAAAGGACGCTCACGGACTGGCTGCTGAAGCCGGCGGTTGGGCTTACCCCTCTCGACGAAGGCCGGGCGCGGCACGAACTGGCCGAAATCACTGCTGTGGCACGTGAAGAAGGGTTGGCGCGGCTGGTCAAGTTCCTGGCCGGCAAGGGGGAGGGCCAGGATTTCCTAGCCGCTGTCTTCGACCTCTCGCCATTCCTGCGTGACACGGCGCGTCGCCGGCCGCAGATCCTGGACGGCCTGTTCGACCAACCGGTCGCGGCGCGGCTGAAAGCGATCGCCGCCGCGATCGAACAGGCACCGCTGGCCGAAGCGGTCTCCGAATCCGGGCTGATGATGGAGCTGCGCCACTGCAAGGCCGAGGCGCATTTCCTGATCGCGCTCGCCGATCTCGCCGGTGAAGCGGAAACGTCGCTGACGGTGCGGCGGCTGAGCGATCTTGCCGATGCCTGCACCCGCGCGGCCGTCGACTTCCTGCTGCGCGACGCGCACGGCCAGGGCAAGCTCAAGCTGCCCGATCTCGACAAGCCGTCGCGGCAGTCGGGCTGGATACTGCTCGGCATGGGCAAGCTCGGCGCGCACGAGCTGAATTTCTCTTCCGACATCGACCTTGTCGTCTTCTTCGATCCGGAAGCACCCGCAATTGTCGATCCTCTCGATGCTACCGAACTGTTTTCGCGGCTGACGCGACGGCTGGTGCGCATCCTGCAGGACCGTACAGAGCACGGCTATGTCTTCCGCACAGATCTGCGGCTGCGCCCGGATCCCGGTTCGACCCCGCTGGCGATCCCCGTTGAAGCCGCGCTGCGCTACTACGAAGCGCGGGGCCAAAATTGGGAACGTGCGGCGATGATCAAGGCGCGTCCGGTGGCCGGCGACATGGACGCGGGTGCTGCCTTCCTCAAGGAGTTGCAGCCCTACATCTGGCGCAAATACATGGACTACGCGGCGATTGCCGACGTCCATTCGATCAAGCGCCAGATCCACGCCCACAAAGGCCATGGCGAGATCGCCGTGAAAGGCCACAACGTCAAGCTCGGCCGTGGCGGCATCCGCGAGATCGAGTTCTTCGTCCAGACCCAGCAGCTCATCGCCGGCGGTCGCTTTCCGGAACTGCGCGGCCGCGAGACCGTGCCGATGCTCGGCCAGCTCGCGGCCCGCGGATGGATCACCTCCGAGGCGCGTGACGCACTCGCCCGCCAGTACTGGTTCCTGCGCCGTGTCGAACACGCCATCCAGATGGTGGCCGACGAGCAGACCCACACGCTGCCGGAAGACGATGAGGGGCTGGAGCGCATCGCCCGCATGCTGGGCTTTGCCGATGCAGCGGCCTTTTCCCAGGCATTCCGCGCCTCGTTGCAACAGGTCGAGCGCCACTATGCGGCGCTGTTTGAAACAGCACCGGAGCTTTCGGCGGGTATCGGCAATCTGGTCTTCACTGGGGACGTCGATGACCCCGATACGCTGCAGACCTTGCACGGTCTCGGCTTTCAGCGGCCGAGCGACATCTGCCGTGTCATTCGCGGTTGGCATTTCGGCCGCTATCGCGTCACCCAGTCGGCGGAGGCGCGCGAGCGGCTGACGGAATTGACGCCGGCGCTGCTTAAGGCATTCGGCCAGACGCGCCGGGCGGACGAGGCCTTGATCCGCTTCGACGAGTTTCTAGCCGGCCTGCCGGCCGGCATCCAGCTGTTTTCACTGCTGCAGTCAAACCCGGCGCTGCTCAAGCTGATGGCGACGATCATGGGCGCAGCACCTCGGCTGGCGGCGATCATCACACGCCGGCCGCATGTGTTCGACGGCCTGCTCGATCCGGCCTTGCTGAGTGAACTGCCGGACCGCGCGTATCTGTCGGCACGGCTTTCCGCCTTTGTCGAAGGCGACAGACTTTACGAGGATGTGCTCGACCGGCTGCGCATCTTTGCCTCGGAGCAGAAATTCCTCATCGGTGTGCGGCTGCTTGCTGGCTCGATCGATCCGGCCCGGGCCGGCCGCGCCTTTTCCGATCTGGCCGATCTCACCATCGAGGCAGCTCTGCAGGCAGTGACCGCCGAGTTCGCGGCGCGCCACGGTACGATCGCCGGCGGTGTGGTTTCGCTGCTCGGCATGGGCAAGCTTGGCAGCCGCGAGTTGACCGCGGGATCGGATGTCGACCTCATCCTGCTCTACGACCACGACGCGGATGCCGAAGACTCCGACGGCGACAAGCCGCTGGCGCCTTCGCATTACTACACTCGCATGACGCAGCGGCTGATCGCGGCGGTGTCAGCACCGACGGCCGAGGGGGTGCTCTACGAACTCGACCTGCGACTGCGGCCGTCCGGCAACAAGGGTCCGGTGGCCACCCATATCGATGCCTTCAAGAAATACCAGCGCCAAGAGGCCTGGACCTGGGAACACATGGCGCTGTCGCGGGCACGCGCCATTGCCGGCGATGGCGCCCTGTGCGCTGAGGTCGAAGCGGAAGTTGCTGTGGTGCTTGGCCAGCCGCGCGACGCGGCAAAGGTGAGCACGGAAGCCGTGGACATGCGCGCCATGATCGATAAGGAAAAGCCGCCGCGTGACCTCTGGGACATCAAGCTGATCCCCGGCGGTCTGATCGATCTCGAATTCATCGCCCAGGTGGCTGTCATCACCGGACAGGTCGAGGCTGGGCCGCGTGTCACCGGCACGGCCGAGATACTGTCCCGCCTCGCGCCTGTCTTCGCCGATGCCGGCATCCGGCAGGAACTTGGCGCCGCCTTCGCGCTCTATCTGGCGCTGACCCAGGTGACCCGGCTGTGCCTCACGGGAGCCTTCGAGCGCGACGACGTTCCACCGGGGCTTTCAGATCTGCTTCTGGCGGTGACCGACCTGCCGGATTTCGGTGTGCTGGAAGCACATCTCAAGGAGACGTCGCAAAAGGTCAGGAATGACTTCGACCTTTTGCTTCGTGCCGGACGACCGTGA
- a CDS encoding HAMP domain-containing sensor histidine kinase, whose translation MALSVPAIMKTTAARLSALYFLLFALCAVLLVFYMTSLSASMLTGQTQDTINDEIIGLASAYKKGGLPLLVRVVENRSRQPGANLYLIADTNGQILTGNVQALEPGVIDTEGWTTEPFSYKRFGEGELDRLRSGASDPTPSPSNDAAQTEGEKGHNAIALVLRLPNQMILLVGRDLGEPERFRAVIRRALMLALGMMGLGGLLIWFFVGRAALKRIDSVSEASRRIMGGDLSGRLPVTGAGDEFDRLSENLNSMLARIATLNEGLKQVSDNIAHDLKTPLTRLRNRAEATLSGKHKPADYRQALEGTIAESDQLIKTFNAILMISRLEAGYSSEHTNRVDLAAAVRDVVELYEPVAEEAGVSLEAEVSGAFIVDGNRELIGQALSNIVDNAIKYSTDSTSKPAVRVTLERTHGEIRLCVADNGQGIPDDADRARATERFVRLEKSRSQPGSGLGLSLAKAVMTFHYGRLDLLPGNPGLSVVMTFPAREDH comes from the coding sequence ATGGCTCTTTCCGTGCCGGCCATCATGAAGACGACGGCAGCGCGGCTTTCGGCGCTCTATTTCCTGCTTTTCGCGCTGTGCGCCGTGCTGCTGGTCTTCTACATGACGTCGCTGTCAGCGAGCATGCTGACCGGGCAGACGCAGGACACAATAAATGATGAGATAATAGGCTTGGCCAGCGCCTACAAGAAAGGCGGCCTGCCGTTGCTGGTGCGCGTGGTCGAAAACCGCTCCCGTCAGCCTGGCGCTAACCTCTATCTGATCGCCGACACCAATGGCCAGATACTGACCGGCAATGTGCAGGCCTTGGAACCTGGTGTGATCGATACCGAGGGCTGGACGACCGAGCCGTTCTCCTACAAGCGCTTCGGCGAAGGCGAGCTTGATCGTTTGCGCAGTGGGGCGTCCGACCCGACGCCATCCCCTTCAAACGATGCGGCGCAAACAGAGGGCGAGAAAGGTCACAACGCCATTGCGCTGGTGCTGCGGCTGCCCAATCAGATGATCCTGCTGGTCGGGCGCGATCTTGGCGAACCGGAGCGCTTTCGCGCCGTTATCCGCCGCGCCCTCATGCTGGCGCTTGGCATGATGGGGCTCGGCGGACTGCTCATCTGGTTCTTTGTCGGCCGTGCCGCGCTGAAGCGCATCGACAGCGTGTCGGAGGCCAGCCGCCGCATCATGGGCGGTGATCTCTCGGGCCGGCTGCCGGTGACCGGCGCCGGTGACGAGTTCGACCGGCTTTCGGAAAACCTGAATTCCATGCTGGCCAGGATCGCTACGCTCAACGAAGGCTTGAAGCAGGTTTCCGACAACATCGCGCATGACCTGAAAACGCCGCTGACCCGGCTGCGCAACCGCGCTGAGGCGACACTTTCCGGCAAACACAAGCCCGCCGATTACCGCCAGGCGCTGGAAGGCACCATTGCCGAGTCCGACCAGCTGATAAAGACCTTCAACGCCATCCTGATGATCTCGCGGCTGGAGGCCGGATATTCGTCGGAGCACACCAATCGCGTCGATCTGGCCGCGGCCGTGCGTGATGTCGTCGAGCTCTACGAGCCGGTGGCGGAAGAGGCCGGTGTTTCGCTCGAAGCCGAGGTGAGCGGCGCTTTTATCGTCGACGGCAACCGCGAGCTGATCGGCCAGGCGCTGTCCAACATCGTCGACAATGCGATCAAATATTCGACGGATTCCACGTCCAAGCCGGCGGTTCGTGTGACGCTTGAGCGGACACATGGCGAGATCAGGCTTTGTGTCGCCGACAACGGCCAGGGCATTCCGGACGATGCCGATCGAGCCCGGGCGACCGAACGTTTCGTTCGATTGGAAAAGAGCCGTTCTCAGCCGGGCTCCGGCCTTGGCCTCAGCCTCGCCAAGGCGGTCATGACCTTCCACTATGGACGGCTTGATCTGTTGCCTGGCAATCCGGGGCTATCCGTGGTCATGACTTTCCCCGCGCGGGAGGATCACTGA
- a CDS encoding response regulator transcription factor, with the protein MKILVIEDDREAADYLQKAFTEAGHTAHVAGDGETGFALADAGDYDVMVIDRMMPRRDGLSVIAGLRSRGNTTPVLILSALGEVDDRVTGLRAGGDDYLTKPYAFSELLARVEVLNRRASAKEAETVYRVGDLELDRLSHSVRRAAREITLQPREFRLLEYLMRHAGQVVTRTMLLENVWDYHFDPQTNVIDVHVSRLRGKIEKGFDKPILHTVRGSGYMLKGG; encoded by the coding sequence ATGAAGATTCTCGTCATAGAAGACGATCGCGAGGCTGCGGATTATCTGCAGAAAGCCTTCACCGAGGCGGGTCATACCGCGCATGTCGCCGGTGATGGCGAAACCGGCTTCGCGCTTGCCGACGCCGGCGACTATGATGTCATGGTCATCGACCGGATGATGCCGCGCCGCGACGGGTTGTCGGTCATTGCCGGCCTTCGCTCCCGGGGCAACACCACGCCGGTGCTGATCCTCTCGGCGCTGGGTGAGGTCGATGACCGGGTCACCGGCCTGCGCGCCGGCGGGGATGATTATCTGACCAAGCCCTATGCGTTTTCCGAGCTTCTGGCCCGCGTCGAGGTGTTGAACCGTCGCGCCAGCGCCAAGGAGGCCGAGACCGTCTACCGGGTTGGCGACCTTGAACTCGACAGACTGTCGCATTCGGTTCGCCGGGCGGCGCGCGAGATCACGCTGCAGCCGCGCGAATTCCGCTTGCTCGAATATCTGATGCGCCATGCCGGCCAGGTGGTGACGCGCACCATGCTGCTCGAAAATGTCTGGGATTATCATTTCGATCCGCAGACCAATGTCATCGACGTCCATGTCTCGCGGTTGCGGGGCAAAATCGAAAAGGGCTTCGACAAGCCGATCCTGCACACGGTTCGCGGCTCCGGCTACATGCTGAAGGGCGGCTAG
- a CDS encoding Do family serine endopeptidase: protein MNIAPISYSRTRKRLLAAAASVAVAGVIGVGALTGGTSPVLADAVRVEAPQVQGFADVVERVSPAVVSVKVKAKIQPTADDGSDDQDGLDNLPNNPQLRRFFKEFRGFGDQNGQNDDGHRRFGHRDRNNDQPRPVAQGSGFFISDDGYLVTNNHVVEEGTAFTVVTNDGKEFDAKLVGTDPRTDLAVLKVEGSGKFTYVDFADDSKVRVGDWVVAVGNPFGLGGTVTAGIVSARGRDIGAGPYDDFLQIDASVNRGNSGGPTFNLNGQVVGINTAIFSPSGGSVGIAFDIPASTAKQVVEDLMKNGAVQRGWLGVEIQPVTSDIAESLGLKSNNGALVSSAQDDGPGKKAGIAAGDVITQVEGKDVASPKELARLIGAYSPGKSVDVTVWRDGKSQTIKVDLGKLPVSDKQASNDQQPQPAAPAKPDTLADLGLKVTKSENGKGLVVTDVDPDSDAADRGIQPGDIITAVNSVEVNGTDDVTKAMTDAVKAGRKAVLMQITRDDNNRFVALPVAKG from the coding sequence ATGAATATTGCCCCCATTTCATATTCCCGCACCCGTAAGCGTCTCCTGGCTGCCGCCGCTTCCGTCGCCGTTGCCGGCGTGATCGGCGTTGGCGCGCTGACCGGCGGAACCAGTCCCGTTCTGGCCGATGCCGTACGCGTCGAGGCGCCGCAGGTGCAAGGCTTCGCCGATGTCGTCGAGCGCGTTTCGCCGGCCGTCGTCAGCGTCAAGGTGAAGGCCAAGATCCAGCCGACCGCCGATGATGGCTCCGATGATCAGGACGGTCTCGACAATCTTCCCAACAATCCGCAGCTGCGCCGCTTCTTCAAGGAATTCCGGGGCTTTGGCGATCAGAACGGCCAGAACGATGACGGCCATCGCCGCTTCGGTCATCGCGACCGTAACAACGACCAGCCGCGCCCGGTGGCGCAGGGCTCCGGCTTCTTCATTTCCGATGACGGCTATCTCGTCACCAACAACCACGTCGTCGAAGAGGGCACCGCCTTCACCGTGGTGACCAATGACGGCAAGGAATTTGATGCCAAGCTGGTCGGTACCGACCCGCGCACCGATCTCGCCGTGCTCAAGGTCGAAGGCAGCGGCAAGTTCACCTATGTCGACTTCGCCGACGATTCCAAGGTTCGTGTCGGCGACTGGGTTGTGGCGGTCGGCAATCCGTTCGGCCTCGGTGGCACTGTCACCGCCGGCATCGTGTCGGCACGCGGCCGTGACATCGGCGCCGGCCCCTATGACGATTTCCTCCAGATCGACGCCTCGGTCAACCGCGGCAATTCGGGTGGCCCGACCTTCAATCTCAACGGCCAGGTGGTCGGCATCAACACCGCGATCTTCTCGCCTTCCGGCGGCAGCGTCGGTATCGCCTTCGACATTCCTGCCTCGACCGCCAAGCAGGTTGTCGAAGACCTGATGAAGAACGGTGCGGTGCAGCGCGGCTGGCTCGGCGTCGAAATCCAGCCGGTTACCTCTGACATCGCCGAATCGCTCGGTCTGAAGTCCAACAATGGCGCGTTGGTGTCGAGCGCCCAGGACGATGGCCCCGGCAAGAAGGCCGGCATCGCGGCTGGTGACGTCATCACCCAGGTCGAGGGCAAGGACGTCGCTTCGCCGAAGGAACTCGCCCGCCTGATCGGCGCCTATTCGCCGGGCAAGTCGGTTGACGTCACCGTCTGGCGCGACGGCAAGAGCCAGACGATCAAAGTCGATCTCGGCAAGCTGCCGGTGAGTGACAAGCAGGCCTCGAACGACCAGCAGCCGCAGCCCGCCGCTCCGGCCAAGCCCGACACGCTGGCCGATCTCGGCCTCAAGGTCACCAAGTCCGAAAACGGCAAGGGTCTCGTGGTGACCGATGTCGATCCCGACAGCGATGCCGCCGACCGCGGCATCCAGCCGGGCGACATCATCACCGCAGTCAATTCGGTCGAAGTGAATGGCACCGACGACGTCACCAAGGCGATGACCGACGCGGTGAAGGCTGGACGGAAGGCCGTGCTGATGCAGATCACCCGCGACGACAACAACCGCTTCGTCGCGCTGCCCGTCGCCAAGGGCTGA
- a CDS encoding cytochrome c-type biogenesis protein: MSARLSLTSIFLLLALLFAGTAMAVKPDEMLADPALEARARALSEGLRCMVCQNQSIDESDADLARDLRILVRQRLVAGDTDKQVMDYVVSRYGEFVLLKPRFDLRNALLWGTPVLLLLVGGVFIVLTARSRRTLATKSLSSEEQAALDAILHRD, from the coding sequence ATGAGCGCACGCCTTTCATTGACCTCGATTTTCCTTTTGCTGGCGCTGTTGTTTGCCGGTACGGCAATGGCGGTGAAGCCTGACGAGATGCTGGCCGATCCGGCGCTCGAGGCGCGGGCGCGGGCGCTGTCGGAAGGCTTGCGCTGCATGGTCTGCCAGAACCAGTCGATCGACGAATCCGATGCCGATCTTGCCCGCGATCTTCGCATCCTGGTGCGCCAGCGCCTGGTCGCCGGCGATACCGACAAGCAGGTCATGGACTATGTCGTTTCGCGCTACGGCGAATTCGTGCTGCTGAAGCCGCGTTTCGACCTGCGCAACGCACTGCTTTGGGGCACGCCCGTACTGTTGCTGCTGGTCGGAGGCGTATTCATTGTGTTGACTGCGCGGTCGCGCCGGACACTGGCGACAAAGTCCCTGTCTTCAGAGGAACAGGCGGCATTGGACGCCATCCTTCACCGCGACTGA
- a CDS encoding heme lyase CcmF/NrfE family subunit yields MVETGHFALVLAFALSLVQTIVPLFGARLNNQRLMAVGGPVAVTGFALTALSFAALAGAYANSDFSVASVWENSHSLQPMIYKITGTWGNHEGSMLLWVLILTFFGALVAAFGSNLPATLRANVLAVQGSIGAAFFLFILATSNPFIRLNPAPIEGRDLNPVLQDLGLAIHPPLLYLGYVGFSICFSFSVAALIEGRIDASWARWVRPWTLVAWMFLTGGIAMGSYWAYYELGWGGFWFWDPVENASFMPWLAGTALLHSAIVMEKRSALKIWTLLLAILTFSLSLLGTFLVRSGVLTSVHAFATDPTRGVFILCILTLFIGGSLALFALRASRLTAGGLFHPISREGALVLNNLFLTTATATVFVGTLYPLALEALTGDKISVGAPFFDLTFGPLMLPLLAIVPFGPLLAWKRGDIFAASQRLMAAFAVALAAMLVTGLFIDGASVFAALGIGLAVWLVAGALTDLAVKSGVGSVAPAVMFRRFAGLPRSVFGTALAHLGLGLTLLGIVATLSFGTEKILSMRAGETVELSGHTLRFVGLYPAQGPNYSEDRGRFELIGVSGSPVGEISSAKRFFPVRQTTTTESGIKTLGFSQLYISLGDENKDGSVVVRLWWKPLVTLIWGGGLVMMAGAAMSLMDRRLRVGAPSRRRKQASAVAPAALP; encoded by the coding sequence ATGGTTGAAACCGGACACTTCGCGCTGGTCCTGGCGTTCGCGCTTTCGCTGGTGCAGACGATCGTGCCGCTGTTTGGCGCGCGCCTCAACAACCAGCGCCTGATGGCTGTCGGCGGTCCCGTCGCGGTGACCGGCTTTGCGCTGACGGCGTTGTCCTTCGCGGCACTGGCGGGTGCCTACGCGAACTCCGATTTCTCCGTGGCGAGCGTCTGGGAAAACTCGCATTCGCTGCAGCCGATGATCTACAAGATCACCGGAACCTGGGGCAATCACGAAGGCTCGATGCTGCTCTGGGTGCTGATCCTGACCTTCTTCGGCGCGCTGGTCGCAGCTTTCGGCTCCAACCTGCCGGCGACGCTGCGTGCCAATGTGCTGGCGGTGCAGGGCTCCATTGGCGCTGCCTTCTTCCTGTTCATCCTGGCGACGTCCAACCCCTTCATCCGGCTCAATCCGGCACCGATTGAAGGTCGTGACCTCAACCCGGTCCTGCAGGATCTCGGCCTAGCCATCCATCCGCCGCTGCTCTATCTCGGCTATGTCGGCTTCTCGATCTGCTTCTCCTTCTCGGTCGCCGCCCTCATCGAGGGCCGCATCGACGCCTCCTGGGCGCGCTGGGTGCGGCCATGGACATTGGTCGCCTGGATGTTCCTGACCGGCGGCATCGCCATGGGATCGTACTGGGCCTACTACGAGCTCGGCTGGGGTGGCTTCTGGTTCTGGGATCCGGTCGAGAACGCTTCCTTCATGCCGTGGCTGGCGGGCACCGCGCTGCTGCATTCGGCCATCGTCATGGAAAAGCGCTCGGCGCTGAAGATCTGGACGCTGCTGCTCGCCATCCTCACCTTCTCACTGTCGCTGCTCGGCACCTTCCTGGTGCGCTCGGGCGTGCTCACTTCGGTGCACGCCTTCGCCACCGATCCGACGCGTGGTGTCTTCATCCTGTGCATCCTGACACTGTTCATCGGCGGCTCGCTGGCGCTGTTTGCGCTGCGCGCCTCGAGGCTGACGGCCGGCGGCCTGTTTCACCCGATTTCGCGCGAAGGCGCGCTCGTCCTCAACAATCTGTTTCTGACCACGGCGACCGCCACGGTGTTCGTCGGCACGCTTTACCCGCTGGCGTTGGAGGCACTCACCGGCGACAAGATCTCGGTCGGGGCGCCGTTCTTCGACCTCACCTTCGGCCCCTTGATGCTGCCGCTTCTGGCCATCGTGCCGTTCGGGCCGCTGCTGGCATGGAAGCGCGGCGATATCTTCGCCGCATCGCAACGCCTGATGGCGGCCTTCGCCGTAGCCCTGGCGGCGATGCTGGTCACCGGCCTGTTTATCGACGGTGCGTCGGTGTTTGCTGCCCTCGGCATCGGCCTTGCCGTCTGGCTGGTCGCCGGCGCGCTCACCGACCTTGCCGTCAAGTCCGGCGTCGGATCGGTCGCACCGGCCGTCATGTTCAGGCGCTTCGCCGGCCTGCCGCGCTCGGTCTTCGGCACGGCATTGGCCCATCTCGGCCTCGGCCTGACATTGCTCGGCATCGTCGCCACGCTCTCCTTCGGCACCGAGAAGATACTCAGCATGCGTGCCGGTGAGACAGTCGAATTGTCAGGCCATACGCTGCGTTTCGTCGGGCTCTATCCGGCGCAAGGGCCAAACTACAGCGAGGACCGCGGCCGCTTCGAACTGATCGGCGTGAGCGGCAGTCCTGTCGGCGAAATCAGTTCCGCCAAGCGTTTCTTTCCGGTGCGGCAGACGACGACGACGGAGTCCGGCATCAAGACCCTTGGCTTTTCGCAGCTCTACATTTCGCTCGGTGATGAGAACAAGGACGGCTCCGTCGTGGTGCGCCTGTGGTGGAAACCGCTGGTGACGCTGATCTGGGGCGGCGGCCTGGTGATGATGGCGGGTGCTGCCATGTCGCTGATGGACAGGCGTCTGCGTGTCGGCGCGCCCTCGCGCCGGCGCAAGCAGGCCAGCGCCGTGGCGCCCGCGGCCCTGCCATGA
- the ccmE gene encoding cytochrome c maturation protein CcmE — MTRKQKRLSVILGGLAFLGAATGLTFYALGQKASYFYMPADITTASVQPGQRIRLGGLVEKGTIQRGQGATVAFSVTDTHKSIKVTYTGILPDLFREEQGVITEGTFGPDGVFVADSVLAKHDERYMPKEVAEGLKAKGVWQESKSE, encoded by the coding sequence ATGACGCGCAAGCAGAAACGATTGTCGGTGATTTTGGGTGGGTTGGCTTTCCTGGGCGCCGCCACCGGGCTGACTTTCTACGCGCTTGGCCAGAAGGCATCCTATTTCTACATGCCGGCTGACATCACCACGGCAAGCGTCCAGCCAGGCCAGCGTATCAGGCTCGGCGGTCTGGTTGAAAAAGGCACCATCCAGCGCGGGCAGGGGGCGACGGTCGCCTTTTCGGTTACCGACACGCATAAATCGATCAAGGTCACCTATACCGGCATCCTACCCGACCTTTTCCGCGAGGAGCAGGGTGTCATCACCGAGGGCACCTTCGGCCCCGACGGTGTCTTTGTTGCCGACAGCGTGCTGGCCAAGCATGACGAGCGCTACATGCCCAAGGAAGTGGCCGAGGGCCTGAAGGCCAAGGGCGTCTGGCAGGAGAGCAAGAGTGAGTAG
- the ccmI gene encoding c-type cytochrome biogenesis protein CcmI, with the protein MLFWVIAAILTLGASLAVLLPLAAGAKGASSSGDHDLEVYRDQLSELDRDAARGLIQPAEAAEARAEIARRILRLDTADTAGKASAGQVSVTARLVATVAVLAVPLVSWGLYSQIGSPDLPSQPLSQRLAKNPADSSVDELVARAEAHLAANPSDGRGWDVLAPVHLRMQRFSDAVAAYRNAIRFDGDSAVRQAGLGEAIAGAAGGIVSADAQDAFEAALKLDPANAKASFYLAVALAQEGRAKDAAAAWQAMLGTLPPGSPWRSAVEQALAKSGEVASGAPGKGPDAADVDAASSMSSQDREAMISTMVAGLDEKLRQNPRDPEGWMRLVRSYVVLGKADQAREALGRAIAVFGAGSDEAKKFTAFAASLGLTVTE; encoded by the coding sequence ATGCTGTTCTGGGTCATAGCCGCGATACTGACGCTGGGTGCGAGCCTGGCGGTGCTGCTGCCGCTGGCCGCAGGAGCCAAGGGCGCGTCGTCGAGCGGCGATCACGACCTGGAAGTCTATCGCGATCAATTATCCGAGCTTGACCGCGACGCCGCGCGCGGCCTGATCCAGCCGGCGGAAGCGGCCGAGGCGCGCGCCGAAATCGCGCGCCGCATCCTTCGCCTCGACACTGCGGATACGGCCGGCAAGGCATCGGCCGGGCAGGTCTCGGTCACCGCTCGGCTTGTCGCGACAGTGGCCGTGCTGGCGGTGCCGCTGGTCAGCTGGGGCCTTTACAGCCAGATCGGCTCGCCTGACCTGCCGTCGCAGCCGCTCAGCCAACGTCTGGCCAAGAACCCGGCCGACAGTTCGGTCGACGAATTGGTGGCGCGGGCCGAGGCCCATCTTGCCGCCAACCCTTCCGACGGCCGGGGCTGGGACGTGCTGGCCCCGGTCCATCTGCGCATGCAGCGCTTTTCCGACGCGGTGGCGGCGTATCGCAACGCCATCCGCTTCGATGGCGACAGCGCCGTTCGCCAGGCTGGCCTCGGCGAGGCAATCGCCGGCGCGGCGGGCGGCATTGTTTCCGCCGATGCCCAGGATGCCTTCGAGGCGGCGCTGAAGCTCGATCCGGCCAATGCGAAAGCCAGCTTCTATCTGGCCGTTGCCTTGGCGCAGGAGGGCCGGGCCAAGGACGCAGCCGCGGCCTGGCAGGCGATGCTGGGCACCTTGCCGCCAGGTTCGCCATGGCGCAGTGCGGTCGAGCAGGCGTTGGCCAAATCCGGCGAAGTTGCTTCCGGTGCGCCTGGAAAAGGCCCCGATGCTGCGGACGTCGACGCCGCTTCCTCCATGTCGTCGCAGGATCGCGAAGCCATGATCAGCACCATGGTCGCCGGCCTCGACGAGAAATTGCGGCAAAATCCGCGTGACCCGGAAGGATGGATGCGGCTCGTTCGTTCCTATGTGGTGCTGGGCAAGGCGGATCAGGCTCGCGAGGCGCTGGGTCGCGCCATCGCCGTCTTTGGCGCCGGCAGTGACGAAGCCAAGAAATTCACCGCCTTTGCCGCCTCGCTCGGCCTGACGGTGACGGAGTAG